From one Liolophura sinensis isolate JHLJ2023 chromosome 10, CUHK_Ljap_v2, whole genome shotgun sequence genomic stretch:
- the LOC135476330 gene encoding RING finger protein 215-like isoform X3 produces the protein MADVYWRLVQIFSTLPKKTWLYGPCILLSGCVTLIVSSKASVDNLAFLKFTTKTKNCDITCNVNNFLSNAKSSAKSSLSSDCSTGYKSDKLITDVSDILGEYSSAGGRQISAEGVLVTIPSGCDEADNSGADNSDYTDLPKDWVGIVHYGRCYSGTSENSSEKWPSVIDRVKTALMFGASAIIILSMNPKLLKELDLPQMFSKPIILVQSPENITTVLSILSCYCRKAAVKVKITFNSTLEDLKKETTLTWWTSCGWSIGTVHGRQWAGVVCLDKHNTETNKADPYSFWNFFYSALLTLMLLFIVKAKRRNGAWVAGDQDMELSLRRLAHQALCVMTVKKYQRTEKRDMCAICLEYFLSNQKVRVLPCCHEFHTRCVDMWLVENRTCPLCKHNILD, from the exons ATGGCTGACGTTTACTGGCGTCTCGTACAGATTTTCTCTACCTTACCAAAGAAAACCTGGCTTTACGGACCTTGCATCCTTTTATCTGGATGCGTAACATTGATAGTGTCTTCCAAGGCATCTGTAGATAATCTGGCATTCTTGAAGTTTACAACGAAGAcgaaaaattgtgatataactTGCAACGTCaacaattttctgtcaaatgcAAAGTCGTCTGCTAAATCTTCCCTTTCCAGTGACTGCAGTACGGGATACAAATCAGACAAGTTAATCACCGATGTATCCGATATTTTAGGAGAATATTCCTCTGCTGGAGGCAGGCAGATTTCTGCGGAAGGAGTCTTGGTTACG ATTCCATCTGGTTGTGATGAGGCTGATAACTCAGGGGCAGACAACTCTGACTATACGGACCTTCCCAAGGACTGGGTTGGGATTGTTCACTATGGCAGATGTTACAGCGGGACGAGTGAGAACTCCAGTGAGAAATGGCCTTCTGTCATTGACAGG GTGAAAACAGCCTTAATGTTTGGAGCTTCAGCCATTATCATTTTGTCCATGAACCCTAAACTGCttaaagag TTGGACTTACCTCAGATGTTCTCCAAACCCATCATCCTGGTCCAATCTCCAGAGAACATCACTACCGTGCTCTCAATTCTCTCCTG TTACTGTAGAAAGGCCGCTGTCAAAGTGAAGATCACCTTCAACTCGACTCTGGAGGatctcaag aaagaAACTACCTTGACCTGGTGGACATCTTGTGGCTGGTCCATAGGCACTGTTCACGGGCGTCAGTGGGCTGGAGTTGTCTGCCTTGACAAACACAATACAGAGACAAACAAG GCTGATCCGTACAGTTTCTGGAACTTTTTCTATTCTGCTCTTCTGACTCTGATGCTTCTGTTCATTGTGAAAGCCAAGAGGAGGAATGGGGCCTGGGTGGCTGGGGATCAGGATATGGAG ctgtCTTTACGTCGCCTGGCTCACCAAGCTCTATGTGTGATGACAGTCAAGAAGTATCAGAGAACAGAGAAGCGAGACATGTGTGCTATCTGCCTGGAATACTTCCTGTCAAATCAG AAGGTGCGTGTACTTCCTTGCTGCCATGAGTTTCATACTCGCTGCGTTGATATGTGGCTGGTGGAGAACCGGACGTGCCCCCTCTGCAAGCATAACATACTAG
- the LOC135476330 gene encoding RING finger protein 215-like isoform X1 — protein sequence MADVYWRLVQIFSTLPKKTWLYGPCILLSGCVTLIVSSKASVDNLAFLKFTTKTKNCDITCNVNNFLSNAKSSAKSSLSSDCSTGYKSDKLITDVSDILGEYSSAGGRQISAEGVLVTIPSGCDEADNSGADNSDYTDLPKDWVGIVHYGRCYSGTSENSSEKWPSVIDRVKTALMFGASAIIILSMNPKLLKELDLPQMFSKPIILVQSPENITTVLSILSCYCRKAAVKVKITFNSTLEDLKKETTLTWWTSCGWSIGTVHGRQWAGVVCLDKHNTETNKADPYSFWNFFYSALLTLMLLFIVKAKRRNGAWVAGDQDMELSLRRLAHQALCVMTVKKYQRTEKRDMCAICLEYFLSNQKVRVLPCCHEFHTRCVDMWLVENRTCPLCKHNILGECITWTPSLVQTHTEYRPQKS from the exons ATGGCTGACGTTTACTGGCGTCTCGTACAGATTTTCTCTACCTTACCAAAGAAAACCTGGCTTTACGGACCTTGCATCCTTTTATCTGGATGCGTAACATTGATAGTGTCTTCCAAGGCATCTGTAGATAATCTGGCATTCTTGAAGTTTACAACGAAGAcgaaaaattgtgatataactTGCAACGTCaacaattttctgtcaaatgcAAAGTCGTCTGCTAAATCTTCCCTTTCCAGTGACTGCAGTACGGGATACAAATCAGACAAGTTAATCACCGATGTATCCGATATTTTAGGAGAATATTCCTCTGCTGGAGGCAGGCAGATTTCTGCGGAAGGAGTCTTGGTTACG ATTCCATCTGGTTGTGATGAGGCTGATAACTCAGGGGCAGACAACTCTGACTATACGGACCTTCCCAAGGACTGGGTTGGGATTGTTCACTATGGCAGATGTTACAGCGGGACGAGTGAGAACTCCAGTGAGAAATGGCCTTCTGTCATTGACAGG GTGAAAACAGCCTTAATGTTTGGAGCTTCAGCCATTATCATTTTGTCCATGAACCCTAAACTGCttaaagag TTGGACTTACCTCAGATGTTCTCCAAACCCATCATCCTGGTCCAATCTCCAGAGAACATCACTACCGTGCTCTCAATTCTCTCCTG TTACTGTAGAAAGGCCGCTGTCAAAGTGAAGATCACCTTCAACTCGACTCTGGAGGatctcaag aaagaAACTACCTTGACCTGGTGGACATCTTGTGGCTGGTCCATAGGCACTGTTCACGGGCGTCAGTGGGCTGGAGTTGTCTGCCTTGACAAACACAATACAGAGACAAACAAG GCTGATCCGTACAGTTTCTGGAACTTTTTCTATTCTGCTCTTCTGACTCTGATGCTTCTGTTCATTGTGAAAGCCAAGAGGAGGAATGGGGCCTGGGTGGCTGGGGATCAGGATATGGAG ctgtCTTTACGTCGCCTGGCTCACCAAGCTCTATGTGTGATGACAGTCAAGAAGTATCAGAGAACAGAGAAGCGAGACATGTGTGCTATCTGCCTGGAATACTTCCTGTCAAATCAG AAGGTGCGTGTACTTCCTTGCTGCCATGAGTTTCATACTCGCTGCGTTGATATGTGGCTGGTGGAGAACCGGACGTGCCCCCTCTGCAAGCATAACATACTAGGTGAGTGTATCACATGGACACCCTCCCTTGTACAAACACACACTGAATATAGACCACAGAAAAGTTGA
- the LOC135476330 gene encoding RING finger protein 215-like isoform X2, translating to MADVYWRLVQIFSTLPKKTWLYGPCILLSGCVTLIVSSKASVDNLAFLKFTTKTKNCDITCNVNNFLSNAKSSAKSSLSSDCSTGYKSDKLITDVSDILGEYSSAGGRQISAEGVLVTIPSGCDEADNSGADNSDYTDLPKDWVGIVHYGRCYSGTSENSSEKWPSVIDRVKTALMFGASAIIILSMNPKLLKELDLPQMFSKPIILVQSPENITTVLSILSCYCRKAAVKVKITFNSTLEDLKKETTLTWWTSCGWSIGTVHGRQWAGVVCLDKHNTETNKADPYSFWNFFYSALLTLMLLFIVKAKRRNGAWVAGDQDMELSLRRLAHQALCVMTVKKYQRTEKRDMCAICLEYFLSNQKVRVLPCCHEFHTRCVDMWLVENRTCPLCKHNILGHTEKF from the exons ATGGCTGACGTTTACTGGCGTCTCGTACAGATTTTCTCTACCTTACCAAAGAAAACCTGGCTTTACGGACCTTGCATCCTTTTATCTGGATGCGTAACATTGATAGTGTCTTCCAAGGCATCTGTAGATAATCTGGCATTCTTGAAGTTTACAACGAAGAcgaaaaattgtgatataactTGCAACGTCaacaattttctgtcaaatgcAAAGTCGTCTGCTAAATCTTCCCTTTCCAGTGACTGCAGTACGGGATACAAATCAGACAAGTTAATCACCGATGTATCCGATATTTTAGGAGAATATTCCTCTGCTGGAGGCAGGCAGATTTCTGCGGAAGGAGTCTTGGTTACG ATTCCATCTGGTTGTGATGAGGCTGATAACTCAGGGGCAGACAACTCTGACTATACGGACCTTCCCAAGGACTGGGTTGGGATTGTTCACTATGGCAGATGTTACAGCGGGACGAGTGAGAACTCCAGTGAGAAATGGCCTTCTGTCATTGACAGG GTGAAAACAGCCTTAATGTTTGGAGCTTCAGCCATTATCATTTTGTCCATGAACCCTAAACTGCttaaagag TTGGACTTACCTCAGATGTTCTCCAAACCCATCATCCTGGTCCAATCTCCAGAGAACATCACTACCGTGCTCTCAATTCTCTCCTG TTACTGTAGAAAGGCCGCTGTCAAAGTGAAGATCACCTTCAACTCGACTCTGGAGGatctcaag aaagaAACTACCTTGACCTGGTGGACATCTTGTGGCTGGTCCATAGGCACTGTTCACGGGCGTCAGTGGGCTGGAGTTGTCTGCCTTGACAAACACAATACAGAGACAAACAAG GCTGATCCGTACAGTTTCTGGAACTTTTTCTATTCTGCTCTTCTGACTCTGATGCTTCTGTTCATTGTGAAAGCCAAGAGGAGGAATGGGGCCTGGGTGGCTGGGGATCAGGATATGGAG ctgtCTTTACGTCGCCTGGCTCACCAAGCTCTATGTGTGATGACAGTCAAGAAGTATCAGAGAACAGAGAAGCGAGACATGTGTGCTATCTGCCTGGAATACTTCCTGTCAAATCAG AAGGTGCGTGTACTTCCTTGCTGCCATGAGTTTCATACTCGCTGCGTTGATATGTGGCTGGTGGAGAACCGGACGTGCCCCCTCTGCAAGCATAACATACTAG GTCACACAGAGAAGTTTTGA